TCATACATTTCATTCTAAATGGAGCGTCAAATCCCCACTCACAACCCTGAACCGCAACCAAAGTTCGAATCGAACCAACGCCCGCAAATTCCCCGCCGCGTCTTTACAATCACTCCATGGACCGTATCGCAGCCCTCTCCGAAATCGTGCAGATGAACCCCGCCGACAGCTTTGCCCGCTACGGCCTCGCCATGGCCTATGCCGCCGAGGGCCGTAACGACGAAGCGCTCGCCGAGTACACCCAGACCACCGAGCACAACGCTGACTACGTTCCTGCTTATCAGATGTCCGCTCAGCTTCTGCTGAAGCTCGGCCGCACCGCTGAGGCGAAGGCCCGCGTCGAAGCCGGCCTGGCCGCCGCAGAGCGCACCCACAACGCCCACGCGCAGAGCGAACTCGGAGCGATGCTCGACGAACTCAGCTAGTTCGATAAAGCAGCAGCGTCCGCAGCCTTCTCCGCGTCCGACCGCACACGCATCGTCGGGAACGCCTCCGGAAACCGCTCGCGCACGAACGCGATCATCTTCTCGCGCACATCGCAGCGCAGGTCGAAGTTCTTGCTCGAGTCCGTCGAACTCATCAGGCAGCGAAGCTCCATCGTGCGCTCGCTCAGGTTCGTCACCTGCAACCCCAGCACCTTGCCGTCCCATAGCGGCGACGCCCTCACCAC
Above is a genomic segment from Granulicella cerasi containing:
- a CDS encoding tetratricopeptide repeat protein, with the translated sequence MDRIAALSEIVQMNPADSFARYGLAMAYAAEGRNDEALAEYTQTTEHNADYVPAYQMSAQLLLKLGRTAEAKARVEAGLAAAERTHNAHAQSELGAMLDELS